A single window of Nerophis ophidion isolate RoL-2023_Sa unplaced genomic scaffold, RoL_Noph_v1.0 HiC_scaffold_42, whole genome shotgun sequence DNA harbors:
- the LOC133546769 gene encoding gastrula zinc finger protein XlCGF49.1-like isoform X2 — MWCSECGTSFARNQSLKAHMRTHTGEKPFLCSICSKRFTQKAHLINHTKIHTGVKPYSCSVCGKKFTQSNDLKRHMRIHTEEKPFSCSECGKGFTQSNDLKRHMRIHTGENPFSCSECGKGFTQSNNLKEHMKKHTRKKRFLAQSVAKNLHYLSLSKFT; from the coding sequence atgtggtgcTCAGAATGTGGTACAAGTTTTGCaagaaatcaaagtttaaaagcacacatgagaacacacactggagaaaaaccatttttGTGCTCAATTTGTAGTAAAAGATTCACCCAGAAGGCACATTTGATAAACCACACAAAAATACACACTGGTGTAAAACCGTATTCAtgctcagtatgtggtaaaaAATTTACACAAAGTAatgatttgaaaagacacatgagaatacacactgaagaaaaacctttttcctgctcagaatgtggtaaaggttttacacaaagtaatgatttgaaaagacacatgagaatacacactggagaaaacccgttttcctgctcagaatgtggtaaaggttttacacaaagtaataatttgaaaGAGCACATGAAAAAACACACTAGAAAAAAACGTTTTCTTGCGCAATCTGTTGCAAAGAATTTGCACTACCTATCTCTTTCAAAGTTCACATGA
- the LOC133546769 gene encoding uncharacterized protein LOC133546769 isoform X1, producing the protein MFHAIVCWVGGNMAIDRSRPNKATKRANSTLGRPPTPGQCPVCMDERGYVQGDRGVRYLLIQPRHCEACPSRLSVPAPQSCLFIRISSSLSKQTLVWQRPSSWSPWPKRSKEADPEVHKKASQKSPKSHPLSHSPKGSPTKRHKNPHENKKETSRTQKDDTRAQSSCHQQPK; encoded by the exons a tgttccacgccatcgtctgctgggttgGGGGGAACATGGCcatagacaggagcagacccaacaaagcaaccaagagagccaactccaccctcggccgcccaccaactcctggccagtgtccagtctgcatggatgagcgtggatacgtccaaggagaccgaggtgtccgatacctgctcattcagccaagacactgtgaagcttgtccgtcccggctctcagtgccagctccgcagtcctgtctcttcatccgcatctcctccagtctctccaaacagactctggtgtggcagagacccagcagctggtctccatggccaaaacgctccaaggaggcagatccagaagttcacaaaaaagcttcGCAGAAGTCACCAAAGagtcaccccttgtcacacagtcccaaagggtccccaaccaaaaggcaCAAAAACCCtcatgaaaacaagaaggaaacatCCAGAacccaaaaggatgacacaagagcacagagctcctgccaccagcagccaaaATGA